A portion of the Halodesulfovibrio aestuarii DSM 17919 = ATCC 29578 genome contains these proteins:
- a CDS encoding glycosyltransferase family 9 protein, whose protein sequence is MSVPNDWLVVRLSALGDVVLTTGVLSYLYKKYGWRFTFLTLAPWSSVLEGHPAIDRIISINKEELRSSSGYTFFKQLAEEHEGKGLLDLHGTMRSRFLALCWKGAVRRYPKFSLQRRLFLQTEGKLGGEKLLRFNVPQRYALAVEEVAPSRLELLPRIFLSEKEIQYGKSVCERVAGRKSIIALHPFSTHPNKAWFSDYWRMLAEKLAEAGMHVVIIGVGNSPVPEGDNVTDLTGKTTLRETCALLSCAQALVTGDSGPMHLASGVQTPVVALFGPTHRAWGFYPEGLSDIVLEADEDCRPCSLHGKKVCEKGQSCMRSIEPDRVLRSVLSLFS, encoded by the coding sequence ATGAGTGTACCTAATGACTGGTTAGTCGTGCGTTTAAGCGCACTTGGTGATGTCGTTCTTACTACTGGAGTGCTCTCTTATCTGTATAAGAAATATGGTTGGCGTTTTACGTTCCTTACGTTGGCACCTTGGTCTTCTGTTCTAGAAGGGCATCCTGCCATTGACCGTATTATTTCTATCAATAAAGAAGAACTGCGTTCCAGTAGCGGATATACTTTTTTTAAGCAGTTGGCTGAGGAGCATGAGGGTAAGGGGCTGCTCGACCTGCATGGAACAATGCGTTCAAGATTTTTGGCATTGTGCTGGAAAGGGGCGGTTCGCAGGTATCCGAAATTTTCTTTGCAGCGAAGATTATTTCTTCAGACAGAGGGCAAACTTGGTGGCGAAAAGCTTCTGCGTTTTAATGTGCCTCAACGTTATGCTCTCGCCGTTGAAGAAGTCGCTCCATCGCGTCTGGAATTACTTCCACGGATTTTTTTGTCAGAAAAAGAAATTCAGTATGGAAAGAGCGTGTGTGAGCGTGTTGCAGGACGCAAATCTATTATCGCATTGCATCCGTTTTCTACACATCCCAATAAGGCATGGTTTAGCGATTACTGGCGAATGTTAGCTGAAAAATTGGCTGAGGCCGGGATGCATGTTGTTATTATTGGTGTTGGCAATTCTCCTGTTCCAGAAGGGGATAATGTCACCGATCTTACAGGAAAAACAACTCTCCGAGAGACTTGCGCTCTTCTTTCCTGTGCGCAGGCGCTTGTTACAGGGGATTCTGGTCCGATGCATCTGGCAAGCGGTGTGCAGACCCCTGTGGTCGCATTGTTTGGGCCAACTCATCGTGCGTGGGGATTCTATCCGGAAGGGCTCTCTGATATTGTGCTTGAGGCAGATGAAGACTGCCGTCCTTGTTCGTTGCATGGCAAGAAAGTATGCGAAAAAGGGCAGAGCTGCATGCGATCAATCGAGCCGGATAGAGTGCTGAGAAGTGTGCTTTCTTTGTTTTCCTAA
- a CDS encoding glutamate-5-semialdehyde dehydrogenase, whose product MAGGHMDTHQLLKDMGQKASAAARKLAAATPELKEKTLLRLSELIIEKQDEITAANAIDLAKAEEKGIDAPRLNRLRLTPETIAEMANACTFIAEMDDPVGAIETQWQRPNGLLVGKMRIPLGVIAMIYESRPNVTIDSGILCLKAGNAIILRGGSEAINSNLALAKLLHEALEYAGLPKECVQVVPTTDREAITAMCKLEEHIDVIIPRGGETLIRTVVDMATMPVLKHYKGVCHAFIDKSANLEEALNIIINGKTQRPGVCNALEGLLVHKDIADKFLPMVAKELGTERDVEFRACARSLPLLGKTAVAMNESDPGTEYHDLILLVKTIDSMQEAQDYIAENGSNHTEIICTQDYNRALKFMREVDASCVSVNASTRFNDGGQLGLGAEIGISTSKLHSYGPMGVKELTTTKFVIFGQGQVRK is encoded by the coding sequence ATAGCCGGAGGACATATGGATACTCATCAACTGTTGAAAGATATGGGACAAAAAGCATCTGCCGCCGCTCGAAAGCTCGCTGCTGCAACACCTGAACTCAAAGAAAAAACACTGTTGCGCCTTTCTGAGCTTATCATAGAAAAACAGGACGAGATTACTGCTGCAAACGCCATTGATTTAGCAAAAGCAGAAGAAAAAGGAATTGATGCTCCTCGTCTTAACCGTCTACGTCTAACTCCGGAAACTATTGCCGAAATGGCCAACGCCTGTACATTCATTGCCGAAATGGATGACCCTGTCGGTGCCATTGAAACTCAATGGCAGCGTCCCAACGGGCTGCTTGTCGGTAAAATGCGAATTCCACTCGGCGTGATCGCAATGATCTATGAATCACGTCCTAATGTTACTATCGACTCCGGAATCCTTTGTCTTAAGGCTGGCAACGCCATTATTCTACGTGGCGGCTCTGAAGCAATTAATTCTAACCTTGCACTTGCAAAGCTGCTACACGAAGCACTGGAATATGCAGGCCTGCCTAAAGAATGTGTTCAGGTTGTGCCAACCACTGACCGCGAAGCAATTACCGCAATGTGCAAACTTGAAGAGCACATCGACGTTATCATTCCTCGCGGCGGTGAAACACTCATCCGTACTGTTGTTGACATGGCTACCATGCCTGTCCTCAAACATTATAAAGGTGTGTGTCATGCATTCATCGACAAAAGCGCTAATCTTGAAGAAGCGCTCAACATCATTATCAATGGTAAAACCCAGCGCCCCGGTGTCTGCAACGCTCTTGAAGGGCTGCTTGTACATAAAGATATCGCAGATAAATTTTTGCCAATGGTTGCAAAAGAACTGGGAACAGAACGTGACGTTGAATTCCGCGCCTGCGCGCGATCTTTACCGCTACTCGGCAAGACTGCTGTTGCTATGAACGAATCGGATCCGGGAACCGAGTACCATGATCTGATTCTACTGGTAAAAACCATAGACTCTATGCAGGAAGCTCAGGATTATATCGCAGAAAACGGCTCAAATCATACTGAGATCATCTGCACTCAAGATTATAACCGTGCATTAAAATTTATGCGCGAAGTTGATGCTTCCTGTGTATCCGTCAACGCGTCCACCCGCTTTAACGATGGGGGCCAACTTGGACTTGGAGCAGAAATCGGCATCAGCACATCTAAACTTCATTCTTACGGCCCAATGGGTGTAAAAGAACTGACCACCACAAAGTTTGTTATTTTTGGTCAAGGACAGGTTCGAAAATAG
- the ilvB gene encoding acetolactate synthase large subunit, translating to MREMTGAECTVRLLERQGITIISGIPGGANLPLYDALSRSKQIKHILARHEQGAGFIAQGMARTTGKPAVCLATSGPGATNIVTAIADAKLDSVPLVCITGQVPTPLIGTDAFQEVDTYGMSIPITKHNFLVRSAQELLTVIPEAFRLAASGRPGPVLVDIPRDVQLEHIAVDDLPAPAVADAPPVVSDTDIATAAEMINRAARPVLWVGGGVVAAQADAICKNLAETASMPVTMTLMGLSVIPRDHELNIGMLGMHAERYTNMAMEGCDLIVAAGVRFDDRATGKVNEFCPNAKVIHIDIDHCELDKLRSVSLGILGDIHDVFSKLLPKIETKPRKEWIGYISALKSAFPPHSPSESGFESPQKFIRLVGELSDNSTIVTTDVGKHQMWTAQSYPFTGGRQWLTSGGLGTMGFGLPVAIGAALAAPDKKVICFSGDGSILMNMQELATAVEHNVDVTVVLFNNQCLGLVHQQQELFFEGNCFSSEYPIALDYVAILRGFGWHVCDLAENCSEEIVKQALATEGPCLIHMPVSREEKVLPMVPPGAANRVMIGGDTNG from the coding sequence ATGCGAGAAATGACCGGTGCAGAATGTACGGTTCGTCTTTTAGAGCGGCAGGGCATTACTATTATTTCAGGTATCCCGGGTGGGGCTAACCTGCCATTGTACGATGCATTGTCGCGTAGTAAACAAATTAAGCATATTCTTGCTCGACATGAGCAGGGAGCTGGTTTTATTGCGCAGGGAATGGCACGCACAACGGGTAAACCTGCGGTGTGTCTTGCTACCTCCGGCCCCGGTGCAACAAATATTGTAACTGCCATTGCAGATGCTAAATTAGATTCCGTTCCGCTTGTCTGTATCACAGGGCAGGTACCTACTCCGCTCATTGGTACTGATGCATTTCAAGAAGTAGATACCTACGGGATGTCTATTCCCATCACGAAACATAATTTTCTTGTACGTTCCGCTCAGGAACTCCTTACCGTAATTCCAGAAGCATTCCGACTTGCCGCCTCAGGTCGTCCGGGGCCTGTTCTGGTTGATATCCCTCGGGATGTTCAGCTTGAGCATATTGCAGTTGATGATTTGCCGGCACCGGCTGTAGCAGATGCACCGCCGGTTGTGTCTGATACTGACATAGCGACTGCAGCAGAGATGATTAACCGAGCAGCGCGCCCTGTTTTGTGGGTTGGGGGCGGTGTAGTTGCCGCACAGGCGGATGCCATATGTAAGAATCTCGCAGAGACAGCTTCAATGCCTGTAACTATGACCCTGATGGGGCTTAGCGTTATCCCTCGTGATCACGAACTGAATATCGGTATGTTGGGAATGCATGCAGAGCGCTACACCAATATGGCGATGGAAGGGTGCGATTTAATTGTTGCTGCGGGCGTTCGTTTTGATGATCGCGCAACAGGCAAGGTAAACGAGTTTTGCCCAAACGCAAAAGTTATCCATATTGATATTGACCATTGTGAACTTGATAAACTTCGCTCTGTGAGTCTTGGTATTTTGGGAGACATCCATGATGTGTTTTCAAAATTACTTCCAAAAATTGAGACTAAACCACGAAAAGAATGGATTGGATATATTTCTGCCCTTAAAAGCGCTTTCCCTCCCCATTCTCCTTCAGAGAGCGGTTTTGAGTCTCCACAGAAATTTATTCGTCTTGTCGGTGAACTTTCGGACAATTCTACCATTGTCACAACAGACGTTGGAAAGCATCAGATGTGGACTGCACAGAGTTATCCTTTTACGGGTGGCCGTCAGTGGCTTACTTCCGGTGGGCTGGGAACAATGGGCTTTGGCTTGCCTGTAGCAATCGGAGCTGCACTTGCTGCTCCGGATAAAAAAGTTATTTGTTTTAGCGGTGACGGAAGTATTTTGATGAACATGCAGGAGCTTGCAACTGCCGTAGAGCATAACGTTGATGTGACAGTTGTTCTGTTTAATAACCAGTGTCTCGGGTTAGTGCATCAGCAGCAGGAATTATTCTTCGAAGGTAACTGTTTTTCTTCAGAATATCCTATTGCTTTGGATTACGTCGCCATTCTGCGAGGGTTCGGCTGGCATGTATGCGATCTGGCAGAAAATTGCAGCGAAGAGATTGTAAAGCAGGCGTTAGCGACTGAGGGGCCGTGTCTTATCCATATGCCGGTCAGCAGAGAAGAAAAAGTTTTGCCAATGGTTCCTCCCGGAGCAGCGAATCGGGTAATGATTGGAGGTGATACAAATGGCTAA
- the nadD gene encoding nicotinate-nucleotide adenylyltransferase, with translation MKRIGILGGTFNPTHIMHIRPAVEVEEAFELDRVDFVPCATPPHKTKNGLLSFELRNRMIRAAINRYPNFTVNELEAERSGPSYTYDTLQHYKETEEECELFFIMGSIDLATLGDWHKGLELIELANIIVLARSDSDVEEFNRLCPQYWPNLELLPAAGNVAAAYSLGTHSIYFLPQPRIDVSATLIRERWMQDRDISYLVPDSVHKIMTDYADVITACWSDERKCN, from the coding sequence ATGAAACGTATTGGAATTCTTGGGGGAACATTCAACCCCACCCACATCATGCATATTCGTCCAGCGGTTGAAGTTGAAGAAGCCTTCGAACTTGATCGCGTCGACTTTGTTCCCTGCGCGACACCACCACACAAGACGAAAAACGGACTTCTTTCTTTTGAACTACGAAACCGTATGATAAGGGCTGCAATCAACCGGTACCCTAATTTTACAGTGAACGAACTGGAAGCTGAACGTTCCGGCCCGTCGTATACATATGATACCCTTCAGCACTACAAAGAAACTGAAGAGGAATGTGAACTCTTTTTTATTATGGGATCAATTGACTTAGCGACGTTGGGGGACTGGCATAAAGGCTTGGAACTTATTGAGCTCGCAAATATTATTGTTCTGGCGCGCTCTGATTCTGATGTAGAAGAGTTTAACAGACTATGCCCGCAATACTGGCCAAACTTAGAACTGCTTCCAGCAGCAGGAAATGTTGCAGCAGCCTATTCGCTTGGTACCCATAGTATATACTTCCTGCCACAGCCCCGAATTGATGTCTCAGCAACGCTTATTCGGGAACGTTGGATGCAGGATCGTGACATTTCATACTTAGTTCCGGACAGTGTCCATAAAATTATGACAGATTATGCAGATGTTATTACTGCATGCTGGAGTGATGAAAGAAAATGCAACTAA
- a CDS encoding sensor domain-containing diguanylate cyclase, with amino-acid sequence MAATANTKNCILVLEHDAEAMLCSAEKLNQQEYIVCKCGGSIEQVRSAYRQYPHSVLIADVDNDITVALLNELVLCPESSQLPVICCSDVLDDAAFSRVGSFQPFAWLPSSCPINMVDCTVCSACSYSRMGAHSTAAIEQCQLIAHNIPECVVILDEAWRVYFANEHLGQLVGASDPLEGCHVNTLLDAETLVRLQAVCSTLSVNSKQSFQGYIVTFQDEMVPVWLSVSKVASNNNLLCVMTNLEENLQAEAALREAEAKYRALYLNAAEGMFRIEESGHIIEANPAFNRILGFEVLDWASNSTSHNFSDQFVTTDDFLTLMKQVQTVGRQSKFNAQLVRRDGALIWGEISAHWSIDPKNQIPYVEGILSDVTERRRVELDLQRRATRDCLTGVFSRGSFYEKLSSILATARYENSIFAVLYLDLNDFKNVNDTHGHHCGDIVIKELVGRISAQIRERDVFGRIGGDEFCIVLENVRAACDVDAVIRKIHSVVDAPIRINDEKLVSVGLSVGVAMYPEDGDTPEVLLQRADHAMYLEKRS; translated from the coding sequence ATGGCAGCCACAGCCAATACAAAAAATTGTATTTTAGTATTAGAGCATGATGCGGAAGCTATGCTGTGTAGTGCTGAAAAGTTGAACCAGCAGGAATACATTGTCTGTAAGTGTGGCGGTTCTATTGAACAGGTTCGTTCTGCATATAGGCAATACCCTCATTCCGTACTTATTGCTGATGTTGATAATGATATTACCGTGGCATTATTGAATGAGCTTGTTTTATGTCCTGAATCTTCCCAATTGCCTGTAATTTGTTGTTCTGATGTGTTGGACGATGCTGCATTTAGCCGGGTGGGAAGTTTTCAGCCGTTCGCTTGGCTGCCTAGTTCTTGTCCTATCAATATGGTTGATTGCACAGTCTGTTCTGCATGTTCATACAGCAGGATGGGGGCTCATTCCACGGCTGCTATTGAGCAGTGTCAGCTTATTGCGCATAATATTCCTGAATGTGTTGTCATACTGGATGAGGCATGGCGAGTTTACTTTGCCAACGAACATCTGGGGCAGTTAGTTGGGGCTTCAGATCCTCTTGAGGGGTGTCATGTTAATACATTGCTTGATGCAGAAACTTTGGTGCGGCTTCAAGCTGTTTGCAGTACACTTAGCGTAAATTCAAAACAAAGTTTTCAGGGGTATATTGTTACATTTCAGGACGAGATGGTTCCAGTATGGTTGTCGGTAAGCAAAGTGGCTTCAAATAATAATCTGCTCTGCGTTATGACAAACCTTGAAGAGAATTTGCAGGCTGAGGCAGCACTGCGTGAGGCTGAAGCCAAGTATAGAGCGTTGTATCTGAATGCAGCGGAAGGTATGTTCCGCATTGAAGAATCCGGTCATATTATTGAAGCTAACCCTGCCTTTAATCGAATTTTGGGTTTTGAAGTACTTGATTGGGCTTCAAACTCTACCAGCCATAATTTTTCAGATCAGTTTGTCACCACAGATGACTTTTTAACGTTAATGAAACAGGTACAGACTGTCGGGCGTCAGTCCAAGTTTAATGCACAGCTTGTACGGAGAGATGGAGCTCTGATTTGGGGCGAAATTTCTGCTCATTGGAGCATCGATCCCAAGAACCAGATTCCGTATGTTGAAGGCATATTGTCGGACGTAACAGAACGTAGACGAGTAGAGCTTGATTTACAGCGGAGAGCCACTCGAGACTGCCTTACCGGTGTGTTCAGTAGGGGGTCGTTCTACGAAAAGTTGAGCAGTATTCTTGCAACAGCGCGGTATGAGAACAGTATATTTGCAGTGCTGTATCTTGATTTGAATGATTTTAAGAATGTGAATGATACCCACGGGCATCATTGCGGTGATATTGTAATTAAAGAGCTTGTTGGACGAATTAGTGCCCAGATACGAGAGCGTGATGTCTTTGGACGAATCGGAGGCGATGAGTTTTGTATTGTGCTGGAAAATGTTCGCGCAGCATGCGACGTGGATGCCGTTATTCGTAAAATTCATAGCGTAGTAGATGCGCCTATCCGAATTAATGACGAGAAGCTGGTAAGTGTTGGGTTGAGTGTTGGAGTAGCAATGTACCCTGAAGATGGCGATACGCCGGAAGTCTTGTTGCAGCGAGCCGACCATGCCATGTATTTGGAAAAAAGAAGTTAG
- a CDS encoding TVP38/TMEM64 family protein, protein MSSNQKKVFINLAVIGLLVAVVLTLRKLGIAEFLEPEWVDTHIRATGIQGVLLFVGLAALLTGMGIPRQLSAFCAGYAFGAAHGFLAAITAVTLGCTCCFWIARFLGQETINRKFPNHLQGINSFLQNSPFQTAMIVRMLPVGSNLATNVIAGVSNIRPLPFVAGSSLGYMPQTIIFSLLGSGITVEPVLRTSVSAVLFILSSALGVRLYKKYRYLSSQLEQDA, encoded by the coding sequence ATGTCTTCAAATCAAAAAAAAGTTTTTATCAACCTTGCAGTCATTGGATTGCTTGTTGCAGTAGTACTTACCCTTCGAAAACTCGGTATCGCTGAATTTTTAGAACCCGAATGGGTAGATACACATATTAGAGCTACAGGGATACAGGGAGTTCTTCTTTTTGTAGGACTTGCCGCTCTACTTACGGGAATGGGTATTCCAAGACAACTCTCTGCTTTTTGTGCGGGATATGCATTTGGTGCTGCCCACGGATTCTTAGCCGCAATTACCGCAGTTACACTGGGATGCACATGCTGCTTCTGGATAGCCCGTTTTCTCGGTCAAGAAACAATCAACCGCAAATTTCCGAACCATCTCCAAGGTATTAATAGTTTCCTGCAGAACTCACCCTTTCAGACAGCAATGATTGTCCGCATGCTTCCAGTCGGCAGCAATCTGGCTACAAACGTTATTGCCGGAGTAAGCAATATCCGGCCCCTACCTTTTGTCGCCGGTTCTTCTCTAGGGTATATGCCGCAAACTATTATATTCTCTCTCTTAGGAAGCGGTATCACCGTTGAGCCGGTTCTTCGCACAAGCGTCAGTGCAGTGCTCTTTATCCTTTCCTCAGCACTTGGAGTGCGGTTGTATAAAAAATATCGGTATCTTTCTTCGCAATTGGAACAAGACGCGTAA
- a CDS encoding glycosyltransferase family 2 protein, translated as MRMTNINSLSIVVPVFNEEDNLPLLFGEINKALSSLDKEWQVIFVDDGSSDNSLQVIRSMGEEHPEVKYIAFAENCGQSAAFKAGFDAATTDVVITIDADLQNDPADIPALLREYERGYTMVIGWRQKRQDTLQKKVASKIGNAIRNKLSRETVKDTGCSLKVMDTKMVQKIPMLTGMHRFLPTLMKMQGATVSEVPVNHRHRQHGESKYGILDRAKATFLDLLAIRWMQSRHFRYSIKDRNL; from the coding sequence ATGCGCATGACAAATATTAACTCCCTATCTATAGTTGTCCCTGTATTCAACGAAGAAGATAACCTTCCACTTCTCTTCGGTGAAATCAATAAGGCACTCTCCTCGCTCGACAAAGAATGGCAAGTGATTTTTGTTGATGATGGAAGTTCTGATAACAGTCTACAGGTCATTCGCTCCATGGGCGAAGAGCATCCTGAAGTGAAATATATTGCTTTTGCAGAAAACTGCGGCCAGTCTGCTGCATTCAAAGCAGGTTTTGATGCGGCAACAACTGATGTGGTCATTACAATTGATGCAGATTTACAAAATGACCCTGCTGACATTCCTGCCCTTCTTCGTGAATACGAACGAGGTTACACCATGGTTATAGGCTGGCGCCAGAAGCGTCAGGACACATTACAAAAAAAAGTTGCTTCAAAAATTGGTAACGCAATCCGTAACAAATTAAGCCGCGAAACCGTTAAAGATACCGGTTGCTCTCTTAAGGTTATGGATACCAAAATGGTTCAGAAAATCCCAATGCTTACCGGCATGCATAGATTTCTCCCTACACTCATGAAAATGCAGGGTGCCACGGTTTCTGAAGTACCTGTGAACCATAGACATCGTCAGCATGGGGAATCCAAGTATGGCATCCTCGATCGAGCCAAAGCTACCTTCCTTGACTTACTAGCTATTCGCTGGATGCAGAGCCGTCATTTCCGTTACTCTATTAAAGACCGGAACTTATAA
- a CDS encoding sigma-54-dependent Fis family transcriptional regulator: MSVTTLQDDNLQPYMGTLQCIVSELGSQKPFQSTLKSLLQTLSENHNFRRPHIVIFDPETRTLKLTLAHGLDSVESVEYEPGVGVTGQVFATGAPVIVPRMKEHPAFLNKAFGRTDEELAELAFICVPITVPGMEGSDGEVIGTLSVDLPSNTTESLEGQRRFLEVVAGMVANHATYLQEEIARQNYMMAQGVASGDLVDANAAPANIIVASKSMKLVLNQISQVGPSRATALLRGESGTGKELLAEAIHQSSPRREKSLIKLNCAALPSELVESELFGYQKGAFTGAVQDKKGLFELADNGTLFLDEVGELSPTAQAKVLRAIQEQEIQRLGSEKTLSVDVRLICATHRPLEELVEKGEFREDLYYRINVFPVFIPPLRERREDILPLSEHFLSSYADEYERNIKRISTPAIDLLMQYHWPGNIRELKNCIERAVLVCDEQVIRTYHLPPSLQTAESTATDSNLSFCEAVAKFEQELLVDALKKARGNMLQAARDLRVSYRIVNYKVKKYGIDAKKFAVTRGRVR, from the coding sequence ATGAGTGTTACTACGTTACAAGACGACAACTTGCAGCCTTATATGGGAACCCTTCAGTGCATTGTTTCTGAGCTCGGTTCACAAAAACCGTTTCAGTCTACGCTGAAGTCCCTGCTGCAAACTTTGTCAGAGAATCACAATTTTAGAAGACCACATATCGTGATCTTTGATCCGGAAACCCGCACCCTTAAACTGACTCTCGCACATGGTCTCGATTCTGTAGAATCTGTTGAATACGAGCCGGGTGTTGGCGTAACAGGGCAGGTGTTTGCCACCGGTGCTCCTGTTATTGTTCCGAGAATGAAGGAGCATCCTGCATTTTTGAACAAAGCGTTTGGTCGTACGGATGAAGAATTGGCTGAATTGGCATTTATTTGTGTGCCTATTACCGTTCCTGGGATGGAAGGCTCTGACGGTGAAGTAATTGGCACATTGAGTGTCGACTTGCCAAGTAATACCACTGAAAGTCTTGAAGGGCAGAGGCGTTTTCTGGAAGTTGTGGCGGGTATGGTTGCAAACCATGCGACATATTTGCAGGAAGAGATTGCGCGTCAGAATTACATGATGGCCCAAGGTGTTGCCAGTGGTGATTTGGTTGATGCTAACGCTGCCCCTGCCAATATTATTGTTGCCTCCAAATCTATGAAACTTGTGTTGAACCAAATTTCACAAGTTGGCCCGAGTCGCGCCACTGCATTGCTCCGTGGTGAGTCCGGTACTGGTAAAGAGTTACTCGCTGAAGCTATCCATCAGTCAAGTCCTCGGCGCGAGAAGTCACTTATTAAGCTGAACTGTGCTGCGTTACCGTCTGAACTTGTTGAAAGTGAGCTCTTCGGCTACCAGAAGGGTGCCTTTACTGGTGCTGTGCAGGATAAGAAGGGTTTATTTGAACTTGCAGACAATGGTACTTTGTTCCTTGATGAGGTAGGGGAATTAAGCCCTACTGCACAGGCAAAAGTATTGCGTGCAATTCAGGAGCAGGAAATTCAGCGTCTAGGCAGTGAAAAAACATTGTCTGTAGATGTACGCCTTATTTGCGCAACACACCGCCCGTTGGAAGAGCTTGTTGAAAAAGGTGAGTTTCGCGAAGACTTGTACTATCGTATTAATGTCTTCCCTGTGTTTATTCCACCGCTTCGTGAGCGCCGTGAAGATATCTTACCGCTTTCTGAGCATTTTCTTTCTTCCTATGCAGACGAATATGAACGAAACATTAAACGAATTTCTACTCCGGCTATCGATCTGCTGATGCAGTATCACTGGCCTGGAAATATTCGTGAATTGAAGAACTGCATTGAACGTGCTGTTCTGGTTTGTGATGAGCAGGTAATCCGTACCTACCATCTTCCCCCTTCTTTACAGACTGCGGAAAGTACTGCAACGGATTCAAACCTTTCCTTTTGCGAGGCTGTGGCTAAATTTGAACAGGAGCTTCTTGTTGATGCTCTTAAAAAAGCCAGAGGCAATATGCTTCAAGCAGCTCGTGATTTGCGCGTGAGTTACCGTATTGTTAACTACAAGGTTAAAAAATATGGAATTGATGCCAAGAAGTTTGCGGTTACTCGAGGTCGAGTCCGTTAA
- the ilvN gene encoding acetolactate synthase small subunit, whose protein sequence is MANHAHTVLDILVNNHPGVMAHVTGLFSRRAFNVEAILCLPVADTSTSRIWLLVNEDGRLDQMMRQMRKLQDVYEVTASAEHTKVFADLASVMSSESNQSMAG, encoded by the coding sequence ATGGCTAATCATGCACATACTGTTTTGGATATACTGGTAAATAACCATCCGGGTGTTATGGCACACGTGACAGGGTTGTTTTCCCGAAGAGCGTTCAACGTTGAAGCCATCTTGTGTCTTCCTGTTGCGGACACCAGTACAAGCCGTATCTGGTTGTTGGTGAATGAGGATGGAAGACTTGATCAGATGATGAGACAGATGCGGAAGCTTCAGGATGTGTATGAAGTGACAGCGTCGGCTGAGCACACAAAAGTCTTTGCCGATTTAGCTTCTGTCATGAGTTCGGAATCGAATCAAAGTATGGCTGGTTAA
- a CDS encoding tetratricopeptide repeat protein produces MVEQNESHSPLLVDSLQHSVSKEAAPLLNFVLKHIKAITLGLVLLISVIVGAGIYNYIHEQNILEAQEMLMTLSTGASTESQLNDLRTFAGTAPEQIRPAALLALAKASLRVKDYAGAANAWGKLQELGVESLRDLAGLGRADAYARMDEYKKAQTVLTQMLPTASEAYKLPVKHQLAIMAEKSGDVDTSIVLYKEIEESVPEANKAFYAHKIAALNQKIKK; encoded by the coding sequence ATGGTTGAGCAAAATGAATCTCATTCCCCGTTATTGGTAGACTCTCTGCAACATAGTGTTTCCAAGGAAGCTGCGCCGTTACTGAATTTTGTTCTGAAGCATATCAAAGCTATTACGTTAGGCTTAGTCTTGCTGATTAGTGTAATAGTTGGTGCCGGTATCTATAATTATATACATGAGCAGAATATTCTTGAAGCGCAGGAGATGTTGATGACGCTTTCCACAGGTGCGTCAACAGAATCACAGCTTAATGATTTAAGAACATTCGCTGGAACCGCTCCTGAGCAGATTCGCCCTGCAGCATTGCTTGCCCTTGCTAAGGCTTCGTTGCGTGTTAAGGATTATGCCGGGGCTGCAAACGCATGGGGTAAGTTGCAGGAACTGGGCGTGGAAAGTCTGCGTGATCTCGCTGGATTAGGCAGGGCAGACGCATACGCTCGTATGGATGAATACAAAAAAGCTCAGACTGTGTTGACCCAGATGCTTCCGACAGCATCAGAAGCCTACAAGTTGCCGGTAAAACATCAGCTTGCAATAATGGCCGAAAAGAGCGGAGATGTGGACACCTCTATAGTGTTATATAAAGAAATTGAAGAGAGTGTGCCGGAAGCGAATAAGGCATTCTATGCCCATAAGATAGCTGCATTGAATCAAAAAATTAAAAAATAG
- a CDS encoding anti-sigma factor family protein yields MKSKKSSSWLELVYGGTIEEGLSTSKEACPGHNDVAAYIDKKLSIARRKEVEGHMASCRECRSEVLELRKILSSC; encoded by the coding sequence ATGAAATCGAAAAAATCTTCAAGCTGGCTTGAACTGGTCTACGGCGGAACAATTGAGGAAGGGCTTTCAACAAGCAAGGAAGCTTGTCCCGGACACAATGATGTTGCCGCATATATTGATAAGAAACTTTCGATTGCTCGTAGAAAAGAAGTGGAAGGGCATATGGCTTCCTGTCGTGAATGCCGTTCCGAAGTTTTAGAGCTTAGAAAAATTCTTTCATCCTGTTAA